A single region of the Musa acuminata AAA Group cultivar baxijiao chromosome BXJ1-11, Cavendish_Baxijiao_AAA, whole genome shotgun sequence genome encodes:
- the LOC103972502 gene encoding eukaryotic translation initiation factor 4B1 isoform X1: MSKAWGGVGAGAWALDAERAEAEEREREAAEPPPLSSLLAGEPVQSFPSLKEATSSRQQKKKKPVALSLAQFNAGNFGGAGGGRRDLSFESKGLTPDEMLRLPTGPRERSQEEIEHGRLGGGFRSYGGGGGGPRGGFASNRAEEGDGSWGGAGGGRRGYGGFNDEQRRGPPARALDFDQPSRADEVDNWGSGKKSFVPPLSEGGRRDSYGSLGSRGPSRADGIDNWSTAKKPLPSKYPSFGSGFGDSRALSDSDRWGRSREGFIQNDQGRPKLVLDPLKKNADVPIEPARTRPSPFGTARPREEVLAEKGLDWRRMESEIEIRKTSRPTSSHSSRPSSAQSSRPVSPGVQSAAPAAEITVKPGPKVNPFGNAKPREILLQEKGIDWRKIDMELEHRSVARSETDEEKLLREEIDYLKLLTKETEGDLNGELTKLSSEELSRLCEEISRKEKDLELLAHQLDDKVRFGQKTTASIRPGSGAGRSDTSSTRPPSRSGMSEGSRSIESVDRPQSRGGTGDAWIKPMDDRRAFQGGRDRGFFDGRNGDRTSQSHSRY; the protein is encoded by the exons ATGTCAAAGGCTTGGGGCGGCGTCGGCGCCGGCGCCTGGGCTCTCGACGCCGAGCGCGCCGAAGCCGAGGAGCGCGAGCGAGAGGCTGCGGAGCCGCCTCCGTTGAGCTCCCTCCTCGCCGGGGAGCCAGTCCAGAGCTTCCCGAGCCTCAAGGAGGCGACCTCATCGaggcagcagaagaagaagaagcccgtCGCGCTCTCCCTCGCACAGTTCAACGCGGGAAACTTTGGCGGCGCCGGCGGCGGACGCCGAGACCTCTCCTTCGAGTCGAAGGGTCTCACCCCCGATGAGATGCTCCGCCTCCCCACCGGCCCTAGGGAGCGGTCCCAGGAGGAGATCGAACATGGCCGCCTTGGTGGGGGATTTCGATCGTATGGCGGCGGTGGGGGTGGTCCTCGCGGAGGATTTGCTAGCAATAGGGCCGAAGAGGGCGATGGTTCGTGGGGCGGTGCCGGTGGTGGAAGGAGGGGCTACGGTGGTTTCAATGACGAGCAGCGGAGGGGTCCGCCTGCTAGAGCACTGGATTTTGACCAGCCATCTAGAGCCGATGAGGTCGATAATTGGGGTTCCGGTAAGAAGTCATTTGTTCCTCCGCTGAGTGAGGGTGGGCGGCGTGATTCCTATGGCTCGCTGGGTAGTCGCGGTCCATCTAGGGCTGACGGCATAGATAACTGGTCAACTGCGAAGAAGCCACTACCATCCAAGTACCCAAGCTTTGGATCAGGGTTTGGGGATTCTCGTGCTTTATCCGATTCTGATCGATGGGGAAGGAGTAGAGAAGGATTTATACAGAATGATCAAGGGAGACCAAAACTCGTTTTAGATCCACTAAAGAAGAATGCTGATGTGCCCATTGAGCCTGCAAGGACTCGGCCAAGCCCATTTGGGACAGCACGACCAAGAGAGGAGGTCTTGGCCGAGAAAGGTTTAGACTGGAGAAGGATGGAATCTGAGATTGAGATCAGGAAGACCAGCAGGCCCACTAGCTCACATTCTAGCAGACCTTCTAGTGCACAGTCAAGTAGGCCTGTGAGCCCAGGAGTGCAATCAGCAGCTCCGGCAGCAGAAATAACAGTTAAACCTGGACCGAAGGTGAACCCCTTCGGTAATGCAAAGCCCCGGGAGATTCTGTTGCAGGAAAAGGGAATAGATTGGAGGAAAATTGACATGGAGCTGGAGCATCGCAGTGTGGCAAG ATCTGAGACTGATGAAGAAAAGCTGCTAAGAGAAGAGATTGATTATCTGAAGTTATTGACTAAAGAAACTGAGGGGGATCTAAATGGCGAACTCACAAAATTATCTTCTGAAGAACTTTCTAGGCTTTGTGAGGAGATATCTAGGAAGGAAAAAGATCTAGAGCTTCTGGCCCATCAGTTAGATGACAAGGTTCGGTTTGGTCAAAAAACCACAGCCAGCATTAGACCAGGATCTGGGGCTGGCAGGAGTGATACATCATCCACGAGACCACCATCTCGGTCTGGCATGTCTGAGGGGTCTAGGAGCATTGAGTCTGTTGATAGACCACAATCACGTGGTGGGACTGGAGATGCATGGATAAAGCCCATGGATGACAGGCGAGCTTTTCAAGGTGGTAGGGATAGGGGCTTCTTTGATGGCAGAAATGGGGACAG AACCAGTCAGTCCCATTCAAGATATTAA
- the LOC103972502 gene encoding eukaryotic translation initiation factor 4B1 isoform X2, producing the protein MSKAWGGVGAGAWALDAERAEAEEREREAAEPPPLSSLLAGEPVQSFPSLKEATSSRQQKKKKPVALSLAQFNAGNFGGAGGGRRDLSFESKGLTPDEMLRLPTGPRERSQEEIEHGRLGGGFRSYGGGGGGPRGGFASNRAEEGDGSWGGAGGGRRGYGGFNDEQRRGPPARALDFDQPSRADEVDNWGSGKKSFVPPLSEGGRRDSYGSLGSRGPSRADGIDNWSTAKKPLPSKYPSFGSGFGDSRALSDSDRWGRSREGFIQNDQGRPKLVLDPLKKNADVPIEPARTRPSPFGTARPREEVLAEKGLDWRRMESEIEIRKTSRPTSSHSSRPSSAQSSRPVSPGVQSAAPAAEITVKPGPKVNPFGNAKPREILLQEKGIDWRKIDMELEHRSVARSETDEEKLLREEIDYLKLLTKETEGDLNGELTKLSSEELSRLCEEISRKEKDLELLAHQLDDKVRFGQKTTASIRPGSGAGRSDTSSTRPPSRSGMSEGSRSIESVDRPQSRGGTGDAWIKPMDDRRAFQGGRDRGFFDGRNGDRSSSRERW; encoded by the exons ATGTCAAAGGCTTGGGGCGGCGTCGGCGCCGGCGCCTGGGCTCTCGACGCCGAGCGCGCCGAAGCCGAGGAGCGCGAGCGAGAGGCTGCGGAGCCGCCTCCGTTGAGCTCCCTCCTCGCCGGGGAGCCAGTCCAGAGCTTCCCGAGCCTCAAGGAGGCGACCTCATCGaggcagcagaagaagaagaagcccgtCGCGCTCTCCCTCGCACAGTTCAACGCGGGAAACTTTGGCGGCGCCGGCGGCGGACGCCGAGACCTCTCCTTCGAGTCGAAGGGTCTCACCCCCGATGAGATGCTCCGCCTCCCCACCGGCCCTAGGGAGCGGTCCCAGGAGGAGATCGAACATGGCCGCCTTGGTGGGGGATTTCGATCGTATGGCGGCGGTGGGGGTGGTCCTCGCGGAGGATTTGCTAGCAATAGGGCCGAAGAGGGCGATGGTTCGTGGGGCGGTGCCGGTGGTGGAAGGAGGGGCTACGGTGGTTTCAATGACGAGCAGCGGAGGGGTCCGCCTGCTAGAGCACTGGATTTTGACCAGCCATCTAGAGCCGATGAGGTCGATAATTGGGGTTCCGGTAAGAAGTCATTTGTTCCTCCGCTGAGTGAGGGTGGGCGGCGTGATTCCTATGGCTCGCTGGGTAGTCGCGGTCCATCTAGGGCTGACGGCATAGATAACTGGTCAACTGCGAAGAAGCCACTACCATCCAAGTACCCAAGCTTTGGATCAGGGTTTGGGGATTCTCGTGCTTTATCCGATTCTGATCGATGGGGAAGGAGTAGAGAAGGATTTATACAGAATGATCAAGGGAGACCAAAACTCGTTTTAGATCCACTAAAGAAGAATGCTGATGTGCCCATTGAGCCTGCAAGGACTCGGCCAAGCCCATTTGGGACAGCACGACCAAGAGAGGAGGTCTTGGCCGAGAAAGGTTTAGACTGGAGAAGGATGGAATCTGAGATTGAGATCAGGAAGACCAGCAGGCCCACTAGCTCACATTCTAGCAGACCTTCTAGTGCACAGTCAAGTAGGCCTGTGAGCCCAGGAGTGCAATCAGCAGCTCCGGCAGCAGAAATAACAGTTAAACCTGGACCGAAGGTGAACCCCTTCGGTAATGCAAAGCCCCGGGAGATTCTGTTGCAGGAAAAGGGAATAGATTGGAGGAAAATTGACATGGAGCTGGAGCATCGCAGTGTGGCAAG ATCTGAGACTGATGAAGAAAAGCTGCTAAGAGAAGAGATTGATTATCTGAAGTTATTGACTAAAGAAACTGAGGGGGATCTAAATGGCGAACTCACAAAATTATCTTCTGAAGAACTTTCTAGGCTTTGTGAGGAGATATCTAGGAAGGAAAAAGATCTAGAGCTTCTGGCCCATCAGTTAGATGACAAGGTTCGGTTTGGTCAAAAAACCACAGCCAGCATTAGACCAGGATCTGGGGCTGGCAGGAGTGATACATCATCCACGAGACCACCATCTCGGTCTGGCATGTCTGAGGGGTCTAGGAGCATTGAGTCTGTTGATAGACCACAATCACGTGGTGGGACTGGAGATGCATGGATAAAGCCCATGGATGACAGGCGAGCTTTTCAAGGTGGTAGGGATAGGGGCTTCTTTGATGGCAGAAATGGGGACAG GTCAAGTTCTAGGGAGCGGTGGTAA
- the LOC135597826 gene encoding zinc finger AN1 domain-containing stress-associated protein 15-like encodes MARESCNLDKDEAEILKPSSSSSPSPSPSPSPSPSPSPPPPPPSPPSVCVNPPPELPVPKTPGSFGNGAVADSGATLSCESHSSKEALPPVRLVSRCSSCRKRVGLTGFRCRCGDLFCASHRYSDTHDCSFDYKAAGREQIAKANPLIRAAKVIKI; translated from the coding sequence ATGGCAAGGGAAAGCTGCAACCTTGACAAAGACGAAGCCGAGATCCTCAAACCCTCCTCCTCTTCATCCccttctccatctccatctccatctccatctccctctccctctcctccgccTCCACCACCCTCCCCACCCTCTGTTTGCGTGAACCCTCCACCGGAGCTTCCGGTTCCGAAGACGCCTGGGAGTTTTGGAAACGGGGCGGTGGCCGATTCCGGCGCCACTCTCTCCTGCGAGTCGCACTCTAGCAAAGAGGCCCTGCCGCCTGTTCGTCTCGTCAGCCGGTGCTCGAGCTGCCGGAAAAGGGTGGGGCTCACCGGCTTCCGGTGCCGGTGCGGGGATCTCTTCTGCGCCAGCCACCGATACTCCGACACCCACGACTGCTCATTCGATTACAAAGCCGCCGGAAGAGAGCAGATTGCCAAGGCCAACCCTCTCATAAGAGCTGCTAAGGTCATTAAAATCTGA